A genomic region of Serratia fonticola contains the following coding sequences:
- the pbpC gene encoding penicillin-binding protein 1C codes for MKIFPASSAATKRWLQNILMALFLLALGFLGARLWPHPPLSQGMPFSSVYYDRHGTLMRITLANDDRYRLWTPLEKVSPLAVQGILLHEDRWFYYNPGFNPVSLLRGFWRSYVAGGKMQGGSTITMQLARMHWHLNTRTPGGKLMQVLRAIQLELSYSKHDILEAYLNYAPYGRNIESIGAASLIYFNKAAQDLTLPEALTLSVLPQSPSYRIDPKTGVLGKALTQARNRLFLRWQGIYATDSSQKALFQLPLALRQPEQMPYIAPHFIEQLRQQTQRLVQRETRVDTTLDAGLQRLIERQVNAFIVRNQSRGIHNAAVLLVDSRDMGIRALVGSADYYNREIQGQVNGTNAKRSPGSTLKPFIYALGMEQGVLHPMTILKDVPSSFGAYAPENFDRRFLGPVTATDALNFSRNIPAVYVASQLRQPTFYQFLSLSGIANMASENHYGLSLVLGGGEVTAQELAKLYALLANRGELRPLRMQKSDVYPQPIRLLSEEASYVTLDMLRQHRRPGDTLAQSSSSLPVYWKTGTSWGFRDAWSVGIFGPYVLVVWEGNFDSKGNNVFVGADAAAPLFFNIIDSINASYPTLQEPRHPWPKQLKRVDICLASGNLPTQWCQQKGKTWFIPGKSPIRVDTVYRPVVLDIHSGEVACPPYDEAQTRTEVFEFWPSDLANVFAQAGLPKRAPPVSHCKDSLSVVSGNAPRITSPLKNTTYTLRQSQQGRDKIAFNAVTDADSKTVYWFVDDIYLGSSASKKAIDWRPINNGQYRIRAVDDHGRADSRLVTIELVN; via the coding sequence ATGAAAATCTTTCCAGCTTCTTCTGCGGCGACTAAGCGCTGGCTGCAGAATATCTTGATGGCGTTGTTTCTTCTGGCTCTGGGGTTCCTGGGGGCACGCCTATGGCCCCATCCCCCTCTTTCTCAAGGGATGCCTTTCTCCTCGGTTTACTACGATCGGCATGGCACGCTGATGCGTATCACTTTGGCTAATGACGATCGCTATCGGCTATGGACGCCACTGGAAAAGGTTTCGCCGCTGGCGGTGCAGGGTATTTTGCTGCATGAAGATCGCTGGTTCTATTACAATCCCGGTTTTAACCCTGTCAGCCTGCTGCGGGGGTTTTGGCGCAGCTATGTTGCCGGTGGCAAAATGCAGGGCGGCTCGACCATTACCATGCAGCTGGCGCGAATGCATTGGCATTTGAACACCCGTACACCGGGTGGTAAGTTGATGCAGGTGCTGAGAGCTATTCAACTGGAGCTCAGCTACTCCAAGCACGATATTCTGGAAGCCTATCTGAATTACGCGCCTTATGGCCGCAATATTGAAAGTATCGGCGCGGCCAGTTTGATTTACTTCAACAAGGCAGCGCAGGATCTGACATTGCCAGAGGCGCTGACGCTCTCGGTATTACCGCAATCGCCAAGTTACCGTATCGATCCTAAAACCGGCGTGTTGGGAAAGGCGCTGACGCAGGCGCGCAACCGCCTGTTCCTGCGATGGCAGGGGATTTATGCTACCGATAGCAGCCAAAAAGCCTTGTTTCAGTTGCCGCTTGCGCTACGTCAGCCGGAGCAGATGCCCTATATTGCCCCGCACTTTATCGAGCAACTGCGGCAACAGACTCAGCGGCTGGTGCAGCGCGAAACCCGCGTTGACACCACGCTGGATGCGGGACTGCAGCGGTTGATCGAAAGGCAGGTGAATGCGTTTATTGTGCGCAACCAGAGCCGGGGAATACATAACGCCGCGGTGCTGTTGGTCGATAGTCGTGATATGGGCATTCGCGCCTTGGTTGGTTCCGCCGATTATTACAACCGTGAGATCCAGGGACAGGTCAATGGCACTAATGCTAAACGCTCCCCCGGTTCCACGCTCAAACCTTTTATTTATGCTTTGGGGATGGAGCAGGGCGTACTGCATCCGATGACTATTCTGAAGGATGTGCCCTCATCTTTTGGCGCTTATGCACCAGAGAACTTTGACCGTCGTTTTCTGGGCCCGGTGACGGCGACAGATGCGTTGAATTTCAGCCGTAATATTCCTGCGGTGTATGTGGCATCGCAGTTGCGTCAGCCGACGTTCTATCAGTTTCTCAGCCTGTCGGGCATCGCCAACATGGCGAGTGAAAACCACTACGGGCTCTCGCTGGTCTTGGGCGGCGGTGAAGTGACGGCACAGGAACTGGCGAAACTGTACGCGTTGTTGGCTAACCGGGGCGAGTTACGTCCGTTACGAATGCAAAAAAGCGACGTTTATCCCCAGCCGATCCGTTTACTCAGCGAAGAGGCCAGCTACGTTACGCTTGATATGCTGCGTCAACATCGGCGGCCTGGTGATACGCTGGCACAAAGCAGTTCTTCGCTGCCGGTTTATTGGAAAACCGGGACTTCCTGGGGGTTCCGCGATGCCTGGAGCGTAGGTATTTTCGGGCCCTATGTGCTGGTGGTATGGGAGGGAAATTTCGACAGCAAAGGCAATAACGTCTTTGTTGGTGCGGATGCGGCAGCGCCGCTGTTCTTCAATATCATTGACAGCATTAATGCCAGTTACCCGACGTTACAGGAACCGAGGCATCCTTGGCCGAAACAGTTGAAACGGGTGGATATCTGCCTGGCCAGCGGTAACTTGCCGACTCAATGGTGCCAGCAAAAAGGCAAAACCTGGTTTATTCCGGGCAAATCACCGATCAGGGTGGATACAGTCTATCGTCCGGTAGTGCTGGATATTCACTCTGGCGAAGTGGCTTGCCCACCGTATGACGAAGCGCAGACGCGTACTGAAGTCTTTGAATTCTGGCCTTCCGATCTGGCAAACGTCTTTGCGCAGGCCGGGTTACCCAAGCGGGCCCCGCCGGTCAGCCATTGCAAGGATAGCTTGTCGGTTGTCAGCGGTAATGCGCCGCGTATTACCTCACCGCTTAAAAATACCACTTACACCCTGAGACAATCGCAACAGGGGCGTGACAAAATCGCTTTCAACGCGGTGACAGATGCCGATAGCAAAACGGTGTACTGGTTTGTGGACGATATTTATCTTGGCAGCAGCGCCAGTAAAAAAGCCATCGATTGGCGTCCCATCAATAATGGACAGTATCGGATCCGCGCGGTGGACGATCATGGGCGTGCCGATAGCCGCCTGGTTACGATTGAGTTGGTTAACTAG
- a CDS encoding alpha-2-macroglobulin, giving the protein MDLLKFILRLPFTLIKGLFRLLSMIFSLLGRLCKPVVGNLSWNAPAWWAAVSGGAKRGFLRLENGVDRYPKTISLTLLVLLCAAGGAFYGWNWWLNRPQPIEPAPMVYQETSVRITGPEAVNYAVQKSAAQQVNFIFKHSVAPLTDVGKAVEKGVKITPAIEGQWKWDNAWTLVFTPKTPLPMGASYEVNLDPSVLLAPQSKLANTRYTFNVPAFDYRLGQAEYYQDPQDPQKRSAIFNVKFNAPVDVASFEKQIAMGLIEANAKSEKKLNFSLVYDEKKLNAWIHSEPLKALDHGGKVHLVLGKGIKSVVAANAIAQTKDNWVSVPTLYSLRVKEASAQVVDSEGAKGQRALIVAFSDAVKDQDIGRAVKAWLLPQHNPNDPQAGEEPDDFYHWGDVESIEKSVLAQSTALTLTLNEAEDVYQPQFSFKFDAPAHRFMLVEIANLMTSSGGYKMPEKVYRIVEVPDYPKTLQFMSQGSLLSVNGDKQISVAARNVPGLRLDIKRVIPSQLQHIVSFKSSEYSSAQFNQLNDEYFTEHFNYQTAINNDKPGEVSYQGIDLSRYLSTNADSHRGVFLLTLSEWQPQKKKTQAAEDESDQSEQEGNDSPAVGDSRFVVVTDLGIIAKRSQDKTRDVFVQSIHSGTPVSNAKVSVIARNGVTLLSQLTDANGHVRFPALDVYTHERQPVMFLVEKEGDVSFLPTSRYNDRGLDFSRFDIQGEETPNDPRTLSSYLFSDRGVYRPGETFNIGLITRAADWGVALAGVPVRAEIRDPRDKLMSTVPLTLGSSGFNELSYTTDENAPTGEWNVYLYLIGKNNDTSTLLGHTAVNVKEFEPDQLKVKLELTPNRQQGWVKPSELRANIDVQNLFGTPAQDRRVTSKLTLRPMYPSFDRFPDYAFYENRQNSDGFETELEEQTTNEQGVATIPLDLNSYADATYQLQLLSEAFVAGSGRSVAATARVLVSPYDYLIGVKADGDLGYINRGSVRHLNVIAVDPSLKQIALADLKLVLIEQKYISVLTKQASGVYKYQSKMKEVQLSEQPLALTEQGNDLTLATETPGDFVLVIEDAQGKVLNRIAYSVAGNANLSRSLDRNAELKLKLNQAEYQPGEDVEVSINAPYTGSGLVTIEKDRVYAWQWFHTDTTSSVQKIRVPAGMEGNGYINVQFVRDVNSSEIFMSPLSYGVMPFKISTKARQNSLEVLAPTVIKPGENLTMTVKTDGPQQVALFAVDEGILQVARYRLKDPLEYFFRKRELSVESSQILDLILPEFSKLMTLSAAPGGDAGEGLDLNLNPFKRKRDKPVAYWSGITEVNGEKQFDYPVPDYFNGKIRVMAISVTPSKIGKAQTAATVRDNFIMTPNVPAMVAPGDEFDVSVGVSNNLEGLQGKSVAIGVHLTPPPQLEVVGNAEQSLSLAEKREGVLNFRLRAKAVLGDAPLTFDARYGDQTSRRTVSTSVRPAMPYRTQSVMGRMSGSSQNIESLRQMFDAFAQRNAAVSHSPLVLTSGLAQYLADYPYYCSEQIVSRSIPLIMQSQHPEMKSSLSQAEVSQQLKNLLGVLRSRQNDSGAIGAWRSSPDADPFVTPYVVQYLLEAKAAGYSLPEGMLDEANGALRALAASGYDDLYHLRLRTWAVYLLTLQGEITTNALASVQDTLRKLYPDSWQTDLSALYLASSYRLLKMDDVANSLLEPSWQQLSKAYDKGWWTQNYFDPLVQDATRLYLITRHFPEKVSAIPPQVLENMVKALREERYTTYSSAMSILALESYSAQVAAQAASSTQTLTISQIDKQNKADPQVISSLAGLFAKGQFSADAQAIRFANTSNAPAWYVVTQAGYDLAAPQKAIARGLEITRDYTDEQGKPVTQVTLGQKINVHLKIRANSKEGQSNLAIVDLLPGGFEVVQQTAPEPVSEDGEGSDNTEGGWQSPLAASGSNWAPDYSDIREDRMIIYGSASTDVQEFVYQIKATNTGSFVIPPAYGEAMYDREVQAMSVSSGKLVVVPAEGQ; this is encoded by the coding sequence ATGGATTTATTAAAATTCATTCTTCGTTTGCCTTTTACGCTGATAAAAGGCCTGTTTCGTCTGCTGAGTATGATTTTTAGCCTGCTGGGGCGGCTTTGCAAGCCGGTAGTTGGCAACCTGAGCTGGAACGCCCCCGCTTGGTGGGCGGCAGTGTCCGGTGGGGCGAAACGCGGCTTTCTGCGCCTGGAAAACGGGGTGGACAGATACCCCAAAACTATCAGCCTGACACTGTTGGTGTTGCTATGTGCCGCCGGTGGCGCTTTCTACGGTTGGAACTGGTGGTTGAACCGGCCACAGCCGATTGAACCTGCCCCAATGGTCTACCAGGAAACCAGCGTAAGAATTACCGGCCCTGAAGCCGTTAATTACGCCGTGCAGAAATCTGCCGCGCAACAGGTCAATTTCATTTTTAAACATTCGGTGGCGCCGCTGACTGACGTCGGCAAAGCGGTGGAGAAAGGGGTGAAAATCACTCCGGCAATCGAAGGGCAGTGGAAATGGGACAACGCGTGGACATTGGTCTTTACGCCGAAGACTCCCTTGCCGATGGGAGCAAGTTATGAGGTTAATCTGGATCCATCGGTGTTGTTGGCCCCTCAGAGTAAACTCGCGAACACTCGCTATACCTTTAATGTCCCGGCGTTTGACTATCGGCTTGGGCAGGCCGAGTACTATCAGGATCCGCAAGATCCCCAAAAGCGCAGCGCTATCTTCAATGTAAAATTCAATGCTCCAGTGGACGTTGCCAGCTTTGAGAAGCAAATCGCCATGGGGCTGATCGAAGCCAACGCCAAATCTGAAAAGAAACTCAACTTCTCCCTGGTCTATGACGAGAAGAAGCTCAATGCCTGGATCCACTCAGAACCGCTGAAGGCACTGGATCATGGTGGCAAGGTGCATCTGGTCCTGGGTAAAGGCATCAAATCGGTCGTCGCCGCCAATGCGATCGCGCAAACCAAAGATAACTGGGTATCTGTACCCACGCTTTATAGCCTCAGAGTGAAAGAGGCCAGTGCCCAGGTCGTGGATAGCGAGGGGGCTAAAGGCCAGCGGGCGCTGATAGTCGCTTTCAGCGATGCCGTGAAGGACCAGGACATTGGGCGTGCCGTCAAAGCCTGGCTGCTGCCACAACATAATCCTAATGACCCCCAAGCCGGTGAAGAGCCGGACGATTTCTACCACTGGGGGGATGTCGAGAGCATTGAAAAGAGCGTTCTGGCACAGTCAACGGCGTTGACTCTCACACTCAATGAAGCGGAAGACGTCTATCAGCCGCAGTTTAGCTTCAAGTTTGATGCGCCAGCTCACCGCTTTATGCTGGTAGAGATCGCTAACCTGATGACCTCATCAGGCGGCTATAAAATGCCGGAGAAAGTCTATCGTATTGTCGAAGTTCCGGACTACCCCAAGACCCTGCAGTTTATGTCACAGGGCTCATTACTGTCGGTCAATGGCGATAAGCAAATCAGCGTGGCGGCGCGTAACGTGCCTGGCCTGCGTCTGGACATCAAACGAGTGATCCCCAGCCAGTTGCAACACATTGTCTCATTCAAAAGCAGTGAATATTCCTCGGCACAGTTCAACCAGCTCAATGATGAATACTTTACCGAACACTTTAACTATCAGACGGCAATCAATAACGATAAGCCGGGTGAAGTGAGCTACCAGGGTATCGATCTCTCTCGCTACCTTTCCACCAACGCGGATTCCCATCGCGGTGTGTTCCTGTTAACGCTGTCTGAATGGCAGCCGCAAAAGAAAAAAACGCAGGCGGCAGAGGATGAAAGCGATCAGAGCGAGCAGGAGGGGAATGATTCACCTGCGGTAGGTGATTCACGCTTCGTTGTTGTGACCGATCTGGGGATTATTGCCAAGCGTTCGCAGGATAAGACGCGCGATGTGTTTGTGCAGTCGATCCACAGCGGTACTCCGGTCAGTAATGCCAAGGTTTCAGTCATCGCCAGAAACGGCGTGACTTTACTCAGCCAGCTTACCGATGCCAATGGGCATGTTCGTTTCCCGGCGTTGGATGTCTATACCCATGAGCGTCAGCCGGTGATGTTCCTGGTGGAAAAAGAGGGCGATGTGTCGTTCCTGCCCACCAGCCGCTACAACGATCGTGGGCTGGATTTCTCCCGTTTTGATATTCAAGGGGAAGAAACGCCGAACGATCCGCGTACCCTGAGCAGCTACCTGTTCTCCGATCGTGGGGTTTACCGGCCGGGGGAGACTTTCAATATTGGCTTGATCACCCGTGCCGCAGATTGGGGCGTGGCCTTGGCCGGTGTGCCGGTACGTGCCGAGATCCGCGATCCGCGCGACAAACTGATGAGCACGGTGCCGTTAACCCTTGGCAGTAGTGGTTTCAATGAACTGAGTTACACCACCGATGAAAATGCGCCCACCGGTGAGTGGAACGTCTATCTGTATCTGATCGGCAAAAATAACGACACATCTACCTTGCTTGGCCACACCGCTGTCAATGTGAAGGAGTTCGAGCCCGATCAACTGAAGGTGAAGCTTGAATTGACGCCCAACCGCCAGCAAGGGTGGGTGAAACCATCAGAACTGCGGGCGAACATTGATGTGCAGAACCTGTTCGGTACGCCAGCCCAGGATCGTCGCGTAACCTCGAAATTGACGTTGCGGCCGATGTATCCGAGCTTCGATCGATTCCCGGACTACGCGTTCTATGAAAACCGCCAGAACAGTGATGGATTTGAAACGGAGCTGGAAGAGCAAACCACCAACGAACAGGGAGTGGCCACTATCCCTCTGGATTTGAACTCTTATGCGGATGCCACTTATCAGCTGCAATTGCTGTCTGAGGCCTTTGTGGCTGGCAGCGGGCGTTCCGTTGCTGCCACGGCACGGGTGCTGGTATCGCCGTATGACTATCTGATCGGCGTGAAGGCTGATGGCGATTTAGGCTATATCAATCGGGGTTCGGTCCGTCACTTGAATGTGATTGCTGTAGATCCTTCGTTGAAACAGATCGCGCTGGCGGATCTGAAACTGGTGTTGATCGAACAGAAATATATCTCTGTGCTGACCAAGCAAGCTTCGGGTGTTTATAAATATCAGTCGAAGATGAAGGAGGTTCAGCTGTCCGAGCAGCCATTGGCGCTGACCGAGCAGGGCAACGATCTGACCCTGGCGACAGAAACACCGGGTGACTTTGTGCTGGTGATTGAAGATGCGCAGGGTAAGGTACTCAACCGTATTGCCTATAGCGTGGCGGGTAATGCCAACCTTAGCCGTTCGTTGGATCGAAATGCTGAACTGAAGCTGAAACTCAATCAGGCGGAATATCAACCGGGCGAAGACGTTGAGGTGTCGATCAACGCGCCCTATACCGGCAGCGGTCTGGTTACCATCGAAAAAGATCGCGTCTATGCCTGGCAATGGTTCCACACCGATACCACCAGTTCAGTGCAGAAAATTCGTGTGCCAGCCGGGATGGAAGGCAACGGCTATATCAACGTGCAGTTTGTGCGTGATGTGAACTCCAGCGAAATCTTTATGAGTCCGCTGAGCTATGGCGTTATGCCGTTTAAAATCAGCACCAAAGCGCGTCAAAATAGCCTGGAAGTTCTGGCGCCAACGGTGATTAAACCGGGCGAAAATCTGACAATGACGGTGAAAACCGACGGTCCGCAGCAGGTCGCGCTATTTGCCGTGGATGAAGGGATTCTGCAGGTGGCGCGTTATCGCCTGAAAGATCCGTTGGAGTATTTCTTCCGTAAGCGGGAACTGAGCGTTGAGAGCTCACAGATCCTCGATTTGATCCTGCCGGAGTTCAGCAAACTGATGACCCTTTCGGCGGCACCGGGAGGGGACGCAGGGGAAGGGCTGGATCTTAACCTGAACCCGTTCAAGCGCAAACGTGACAAGCCGGTGGCCTATTGGTCTGGCATTACCGAAGTCAACGGCGAGAAGCAGTTTGACTATCCGGTGCCGGATTACTTCAATGGTAAAATCCGCGTGATGGCGATTTCGGTCACGCCAAGCAAAATCGGTAAGGCACAAACTGCTGCAACGGTGCGGGACAACTTCATCATGACGCCGAACGTGCCAGCGATGGTGGCACCGGGTGATGAGTTCGATGTCAGCGTTGGGGTGAGCAACAATCTCGAAGGGCTGCAGGGTAAATCCGTGGCTATCGGCGTGCATTTGACGCCGCCACCGCAGTTGGAAGTGGTGGGCAATGCGGAGCAAAGCCTGTCGTTGGCCGAAAAACGCGAAGGCGTACTCAATTTCCGCCTGCGTGCCAAGGCGGTATTGGGTGATGCACCGTTGACCTTTGATGCTCGCTATGGCGACCAAACCAGCCGCCGCACCGTCAGCACTTCGGTACGCCCGGCGATGCCATATCGTACACAGTCGGTGATGGGGCGGATGAGCGGCAGCAGTCAGAATATTGAGAGCCTGCGGCAGATGTTTGATGCTTTCGCGCAGCGTAATGCTGCGGTGTCCCATTCGCCATTAGTTCTGACCAGCGGTTTGGCCCAGTACCTGGCAGATTACCCGTATTACTGTTCTGAACAGATCGTCAGCCGGTCTATTCCGTTGATTATGCAAAGTCAGCATCCAGAAATGAAAAGCAGTCTGAGCCAGGCAGAAGTCAGCCAACAGCTGAAAAACCTGCTCGGCGTGCTGCGTTCCCGTCAGAATGACAGCGGTGCCATTGGTGCCTGGCGTTCATCGCCGGATGCCGATCCGTTTGTGACGCCATACGTGGTGCAGTATCTCTTGGAGGCCAAGGCGGCAGGGTATTCGCTGCCGGAAGGGATGCTGGATGAAGCCAATGGTGCTCTGCGAGCCTTGGCGGCCAGCGGCTATGACGATCTTTATCATCTGCGTCTGCGTACCTGGGCGGTTTACCTGTTGACTCTGCAGGGGGAAATCACCACCAACGCGTTGGCCTCGGTACAAGATACGCTGCGTAAGCTGTATCCCGATAGCTGGCAGACGGATCTGAGCGCTTTGTATCTGGCGTCGTCTTATCGTCTGTTAAAAATGGACGATGTCGCCAATAGCCTGCTGGAACCCAGTTGGCAGCAGCTAAGCAAAGCCTATGACAAGGGCTGGTGGACTCAGAATTACTTCGATCCCCTGGTGCAGGACGCGACACGCTTATACCTGATTACCCGGCACTTCCCAGAGAAAGTCTCTGCTATCCCCCCTCAGGTGCTGGAGAATATGGTCAAGGCGCTGAGGGAAGAGCGCTATACCACGTACTCTTCGGCGATGAGTATTCTGGCGCTGGAGAGTTACTCGGCACAGGTGGCAGCGCAGGCGGCTTCGTCAACGCAGACGTTAACCATCAGCCAGATCGATAAGCAGAACAAGGCCGATCCGCAGGTGATTTCCAGCTTGGCCGGGCTGTTCGCCAAAGGTCAGTTTTCGGCTGATGCGCAAGCCATCCGCTTTGCCAATACCAGTAATGCGCCAGCCTGGTATGTGGTCACGCAAGCGGGCTACGATCTTGCGGCACCGCAGAAAGCCATTGCGCGCGGGTTGGAAATTACCCGTGATTACACCGATGAGCAGGGTAAGCCGGTGACTCAGGTAACCTTGGGGCAGAAGATCAATGTTCATCTGAAGATCCGGGCGAACTCAAAAGAGGGGCAAAGCAATCTGGCGATTGTCGATCTGTTGCCTGGCGGTTTTGAGGTCGTGCAGCAAACGGCACCAGAGCCTGTAAGTGAAGACGGTGAAGGAAGCGATAATACGGAGGGGGGTTGGCAGTCTCCATTGGCCGCATCGGGTTCCAACTGGGCTCCTGATTACAGCGATATCCGTGAAGACCGGATGATCATCTATGGTAGCGCCAGCACTGACGTGCAGGAGTTTGTCTATCAGATTAAAGCCACTAACACCGGTAGCTTTGTGATCCCTCCTGCTTATGGTGAAGCGATGTACGATCGTGAAGTACAGGCGATGTCTGTCAGCAGCGGTAAACTGGTCGTGGTACCGGCGGAAGGTCAATAA